One Streptomyces sp. V4I8 genomic window carries:
- a CDS encoding NUDIX domain-containing protein: MTTTQNFATYIAGLPRVLAGAAALFRDAEGQVLLVEPNYREGWALPGGTVESDDGETPRQGARRETAEEIGLDRELGRLLAVDWVHGTGRPPLVAYLYDGGVLGEDDFKAIRLQEAELLSWRLVPRGEITAHLPGALGRRVLAALDVLADGGGTAELENGHRVD; encoded by the coding sequence ATGACGACGACGCAAAACTTCGCCACGTACATCGCGGGTCTCCCCCGCGTCCTCGCCGGTGCCGCCGCCCTCTTCCGGGACGCCGAGGGCCAGGTGCTGCTCGTGGAGCCCAACTACCGTGAGGGCTGGGCGCTTCCGGGCGGCACGGTCGAGTCCGACGACGGCGAGACGCCTCGCCAGGGCGCGCGCCGCGAGACGGCCGAGGAGATCGGCCTGGACCGGGAGCTGGGCCGGCTGCTCGCGGTGGACTGGGTGCACGGGACGGGGCGGCCGCCGCTGGTGGCGTACCTGTACGACGGTGGCGTACTCGGCGAGGACGACTTCAAGGCGATCCGGTTGCAGGAGGCGGAGCTGCTGTCCTGGCGGCTGGTTCCGCGCGGGGAGATCACCGCGCATCTGCCCGGCGCCCTGGGCCGCCGCGTCCTGGCCGCACTGGACGTCCTCGCGGACGGCGGGGGGACGGCGGAGCTGGAGAACGGTCACCGGGTGGACTGA
- a CDS encoding NAD-dependent deacetylase: MTKPLVALLSGAGISTDSGIPDYRGPNGLWRRDPEAEKLVTYEYYMGDPEIRRRSWQMRRKNRTLKAEPNAAHLAVAELERSGVPVRVITQNVDGLHQLAGMPARKVLELHGSARSVLCTKCHARGPMEDALARVEAGEDDPPCLECGGILKSATVMFGERLDPVVLGEAAAITKACQVFIAVGSSLQVQPAAGLAGVAADHGARLIIVNAEPTPYDDRADEVIREPIGTALPKLLRGLAD, encoded by the coding sequence ATGACCAAGCCCCTCGTCGCCCTCCTCAGCGGCGCCGGTATCTCGACCGACTCCGGTATCCCCGACTACCGCGGCCCGAACGGGCTGTGGCGGCGGGATCCGGAGGCCGAGAAGCTCGTGACGTACGAGTACTACATGGGCGATCCGGAGATCCGGCGGCGCTCGTGGCAGATGCGGCGCAAGAACCGCACGCTCAAGGCCGAGCCGAACGCGGCGCACCTGGCGGTGGCCGAGCTGGAGCGGTCCGGGGTGCCGGTGCGGGTGATCACGCAGAACGTGGACGGGCTGCACCAGCTGGCCGGGATGCCCGCCCGCAAGGTGCTCGAACTGCACGGCAGCGCGCGCAGTGTGCTCTGCACGAAGTGCCATGCGCGCGGGCCGATGGAGGACGCCCTCGCGCGGGTGGAGGCCGGTGAGGACGACCCGCCGTGCCTGGAGTGCGGCGGGATCCTCAAGTCCGCGACGGTGATGTTCGGCGAGCGGCTCGATCCCGTGGTCCTCGGCGAGGCGGCCGCGATCACCAAGGCCTGCCAGGTGTTCATCGCCGTCGGCAGCAGCCTCCAGGTGCAGCCCGCCGCCGGGCTCGCGGGCGTCGCCGCCGACCACGGCGCCCGGCTGATCATCGTCAACGCCGAGCCGACGCCGTACGACGACCGCGCCGACGAGGTCATACGCGAGCCCATCGGCACGGCGCTGCCGAAGCTGCTGCGCGGACTCGCCGACTGA
- a CDS encoding methylated-DNA--[protein]-cysteine S-methyltransferase has protein sequence MKQHTVIDSPYGPLTLVAEDGVLCGLYMTDQRHRPHEETFGTRDESLFGAAEEQLGAYFAGELKEFTLELRLCGTPFQRSVWEQLRKIPYGETRSYGQLADTLGNAGASRAVGLANGKNPIGIIVPCHRVVGANGSLTGYGGGLDRKQRLLDFENGAALFQGNTP, from the coding sequence ATGAAGCAGCACACCGTCATCGACAGCCCGTACGGCCCCCTGACGCTCGTCGCCGAGGACGGCGTCCTGTGCGGCCTCTACATGACCGACCAACGCCACCGCCCGCACGAGGAGACCTTCGGCACCCGCGACGAGTCCCTCTTCGGAGCAGCCGAGGAACAGCTGGGGGCCTATTTCGCGGGTGAGTTGAAGGAGTTCACGCTGGAACTGCGCCTGTGCGGAACGCCGTTCCAGCGCAGCGTCTGGGAGCAACTGCGCAAGATCCCGTACGGCGAGACCCGCTCCTACGGCCAACTCGCCGACACCCTCGGCAACGCCGGTGCCTCCCGCGCGGTCGGCCTCGCCAACGGCAAGAACCCGATCGGCATCATCGTCCCCTGCCACCGCGTCGTCGGAGCCAACGGCAGCCTCACCGGGTACGGCGGCGGCCTGGACCGCAAGCAGCGACTGCTGGACTTCGAGAACGGAGCGGCGCTGTTCCAGGGAAACACCCCCTAG
- a CDS encoding glycerate kinase, producing MLIAADKFKGSLTAVQVAERVTAGLRRVVPGLEVEAMPVADGGDGTVDAAVAAGFERREVRVAGPLGHEVTAAFALRGDTAVVEMAEASGLQRLPAGVFAPLTASTYGSGELLRAALDAGARTIVFGVGGSATTDGGAGMLSALGARFLDADGEPVAPGGGGLRDLATADLSGLDPRLSSVELVLASDVDNPLTGPKGAPAVYGPQKGASPDDVAALDTALAHFAKVLEGAVGPRAAAHAAAPGAGAAGGIGYGALLLGARFRPGIEVMLDVLGFAPALERADLVITGEGSLDEQTLHGKAPAGVAAAARAAGKEVVAVCGRLALVPEALGRAGIRRAYPLTELEPDVAKCIADAGPILERSAERIAQDFLS from the coding sequence GTGCTCATCGCCGCGGACAAGTTCAAGGGGTCGCTGACGGCCGTGCAGGTCGCCGAGCGTGTGACGGCCGGTCTGCGCCGGGTCGTGCCGGGCCTCGAGGTCGAGGCCATGCCGGTGGCCGACGGCGGCGACGGGACCGTGGACGCGGCGGTCGCGGCCGGCTTCGAACGGCGGGAGGTCCGGGTCGCCGGGCCCCTCGGGCACGAGGTGACGGCGGCGTTCGCGCTGCGCGGCGACACGGCCGTCGTGGAGATGGCGGAGGCGAGCGGCCTGCAGCGGCTGCCCGCGGGCGTCTTCGCACCCCTCACGGCGTCCACGTACGGTTCAGGGGAGCTGCTGCGGGCCGCACTGGACGCGGGCGCCCGCACCATCGTGTTCGGGGTCGGCGGCAGCGCCACCACGGACGGCGGGGCCGGAATGCTGAGCGCGCTCGGGGCGCGCTTCCTGGACGCGGACGGGGAGCCGGTGGCGCCGGGCGGGGGAGGCCTGCGCGACCTGGCCACCGCCGACCTGTCCGGCCTGGACCCGAGGCTGTCCTCCGTCGAACTGGTGCTCGCCAGCGACGTCGACAATCCGCTGACCGGTCCGAAGGGCGCACCCGCGGTGTACGGCCCGCAGAAGGGCGCCTCGCCGGACGACGTGGCGGCGCTGGACACCGCGCTCGCGCACTTCGCGAAGGTGCTGGAGGGGGCGGTCGGCCCCAGGGCGGCCGCGCACGCCGCCGCGCCCGGGGCCGGTGCCGCGGGCGGTATCGGCTACGGCGCCCTCCTCCTCGGTGCCCGTTTCCGCCCCGGCATCGAGGTCATGCTGGACGTCCTGGGCTTCGCGCCCGCGCTGGAGCGGGCGGACCTGGTCATCACCGGCGAGGGATCGCTGGACGAGCAGACCCTGCACGGCAAGGCCCCGGCGGGCGTCGCCGCCGCCGCCCGCGCGGCCGGCAAGGAGGTCGTCGCCGTGTGCGGGCGCCTCGCGCTGGTGCCGGAGGCGCTCGGGCGGGCCGGGATCCGGCGGGCGTACCCGCTGACGGAACTCGAGCCGGACGTGGCCAAGTGCATCGCGGACGCGGGCCCCATCCTGGAACGCTCGGCGGAACGGATCGCCCAGGACTTCCTGTCCTGA
- a CDS encoding phosphatidylserine decarboxylase, with product MPHSQTSAPRDSRAGVRLARGASPWLLPTVATAALSLARARRSGVAKAVAVPATALAAGMLWFFRDPEREIAQGRVISPADGVVQSIMPWKDGRTRVAIFMSPLNVHVNRAPLSGTVTSVEHIPGGFVPAFNKESENNERVVWHFDTELGDIEMIQIAGAVARRIVPYIPQGTKVEQGDRIGLIRFGSRVDIYLPEGVEVAVEVGQKTVAGVTRIDRD from the coding sequence ATGCCCCACAGCCAAACCTCTGCACCTCGCGACAGCCGGGCCGGCGTACGCCTCGCGCGCGGAGCATCGCCGTGGCTTCTCCCGACCGTCGCCACCGCAGCCCTCAGCCTGGCCCGCGCACGCCGCTCCGGCGTCGCCAAGGCCGTGGCCGTGCCCGCCACCGCGCTCGCGGCGGGCATGCTGTGGTTCTTCCGCGACCCCGAGCGCGAGATCGCCCAGGGCCGGGTCATCTCGCCCGCCGACGGTGTGGTGCAGAGCATCATGCCGTGGAAGGACGGCCGCACCCGCGTCGCGATCTTCATGAGCCCGCTCAACGTCCACGTCAACCGTGCCCCGCTCTCCGGCACCGTGACGTCCGTGGAGCACATCCCCGGCGGGTTCGTTCCGGCGTTCAACAAGGAGAGCGAGAACAACGAGCGCGTAGTCTGGCATTTCGACACCGAACTCGGCGACATCGAGATGATCCAGATCGCCGGCGCGGTGGCCCGTCGTATCGTCCCCTACATCCCGCAGGGCACGAAGGTCGAGCAGGGCGACCGTATCGGTCTGATCCGCTTCGGCTCGCGTGTCGACATCTACCTGCCCGAGGGCGTGGAGGTCGCGGTCGAGGTCGGGCAGAAGACCGTGGCTGGGGTGACTCGCATTGACCGTGATTGA
- a CDS encoding O-acetyl-ADP-ribose deacetylase, translating into MTTIRLVQGDITRETVDAIVNAANSSLLGGGGVDGAIHRRGGPAILDECRKLRASQYGKGLRTGQAVATTAGELDARWVIHTVGPRFTPEEDRSELLASCYRESLRVADELGARTVAFPAVSAGIYGWPMEYAARIAVETVRATETAVEEVRFVLFDKRAFEAFAAQLR; encoded by the coding sequence ATGACCACCATCAGGCTCGTCCAGGGCGACATCACGCGAGAGACGGTCGACGCGATCGTCAACGCCGCGAACTCCTCCCTCCTCGGCGGGGGAGGAGTCGACGGCGCGATCCACCGCCGCGGCGGCCCCGCGATCCTCGACGAATGCCGCAAGCTGCGCGCCTCCCAGTACGGCAAGGGTTTGCGGACGGGGCAGGCGGTCGCCACCACGGCGGGGGAGCTGGACGCGCGGTGGGTGATCCATACGGTGGGTCCCCGGTTTACCCCTGAGGAGGATCGGTCGGAGTTGCTGGCTTCCTGCTACCGGGAGTCGCTGCGGGTCGCCGACGAGCTGGGCGCTCGCACGGTGGCGTTTCCGGCTGTCTCCGCCGGGATCTACGGGTGGCCGATGGAGTATGCCGCCCGGATCGCGGTCGAGACGGTGCGGGCGACGGAGACGGCGGTCGAGGAGGTTCGGTTCGTGCTCTTCGACAAGCGGGCGTTTGAGGCGTTCGCCGCACAGCTCCGCTGA
- a CDS encoding ADP-ribosylglycohydrolase family protein, whose product MTPVGTEPELADRVLGGWLGRIAGNMLGKPVEQGDLWTRDRIDQYLRQAAALPLTDYLPEPISEDDGFELRPEWRQCVRGRIHGSCRDDDVDYAILGLDLLETHGFAFSTEQVGDLWLLRLPYLQTFTAERAAYRNLANGLKPPLTATYDNPYQEWIGALIRADIYGWTCPGVPRRAAALARRDAVLSHTGNGVYGAMWAAALIAAAFTAPTVRKAVDEALAVIPASSRLARTVRRVVSLHDTRMTWEDTLATVAEETAGLGWIHTIPNAAVLTAGLLYGDGDFTRTITLTVRGGLDTDSNGATAGSVAGVLGGAEAIPDQWTGPLEDTVRSAVFGFDGVRISELAERTVRLAQAEVHQVR is encoded by the coding sequence ATGACCCCTGTGGGCACTGAGCCAGAGCTCGCCGACCGCGTCCTCGGGGGCTGGCTGGGCCGGATCGCCGGCAACATGCTCGGCAAACCGGTCGAGCAGGGCGACCTGTGGACGCGGGACCGGATCGACCAGTATCTGCGGCAGGCCGCCGCCCTGCCCCTCACCGACTATCTTCCCGAGCCGATCAGCGAGGACGACGGCTTCGAGCTGCGGCCCGAGTGGCGGCAGTGCGTGCGCGGCCGCATCCACGGCAGCTGCCGCGACGACGACGTCGACTACGCGATCCTCGGCCTGGACCTGCTGGAGACCCATGGCTTCGCCTTCAGCACCGAGCAGGTCGGCGACCTGTGGCTGCTGCGGCTGCCGTATCTGCAGACCTTCACGGCGGAGCGGGCCGCGTACCGCAACCTCGCGAACGGGTTGAAGCCGCCGCTGACCGCCACGTACGACAACCCCTACCAGGAGTGGATCGGCGCTCTCATCCGCGCCGACATCTACGGCTGGACCTGCCCCGGCGTCCCACGCCGCGCCGCCGCCCTCGCCCGCCGGGACGCGGTGCTGTCGCACACCGGCAACGGCGTGTACGGCGCGATGTGGGCGGCGGCGCTGATCGCGGCGGCGTTCACGGCGCCCACGGTCCGCAAAGCGGTCGACGAGGCGCTCGCCGTCATCCCGGCGAGCAGCCGCCTCGCCCGTACCGTACGCCGCGTCGTGTCGCTCCATGACACCCGGATGACCTGGGAGGACACGCTCGCCACGGTCGCCGAGGAGACCGCCGGGCTCGGCTGGATCCACACCATCCCGAACGCGGCCGTGCTCACCGCCGGGCTCCTGTACGGCGACGGCGACTTCACCCGCACCATCACCCTCACCGTGCGCGGCGGCCTGGACACCGACTCCAACGGCGCGACCGCCGGCTCGGTGGCGGGCGTACTGGGAGGGGCGGAGGCGATCCCGGACCAGTGGACCGGGCCGCTGGAGGACACGGTCCGCAGCGCGGTCTTCGGGTTCGACGGGGTGCGGATCAGCGAGCTGGCGGAGCGGACGGTGCGGTTGGCCCAGGCGGAGGTCCACCAGGTCCGTTAG
- a CDS encoding ArsR/SmtB family transcription factor: MGHGAVTAAQDAPERVRLDAANVAKVATTLQALSTPSRLLILARLREGPLPATELAAEVGMEQSACSHQLRLLRNLGLVVGERRGRSVVYALHDHHVAELLDQAVYHVEHLRLGISDAAEAETEA; the protein is encoded by the coding sequence ATGGGTCATGGAGCCGTCACCGCCGCGCAGGACGCCCCCGAGCGCGTACGCCTGGACGCGGCCAACGTCGCCAAGGTGGCCACCACCCTCCAGGCCCTGTCCACCCCCTCCCGCCTGCTGATCCTGGCGCGGCTGCGTGAGGGTCCGCTGCCGGCCACGGAGTTGGCGGCCGAGGTCGGGATGGAACAGTCCGCCTGCTCGCACCAACTGCGGCTGCTGCGCAATCTGGGCCTGGTGGTGGGTGAGCGGCGCGGCCGCTCGGTCGTGTACGCGTTGCACGACCATCATGTCGCCGAGCTGCTCGACCAGGCCGTGTACCACGTGGAGCATCTGCGGCTGGGCATCAGCGACGCGGCCGAGGCGGAGACCGAGGCCTAG
- the pssA gene encoding CDP-diacylglycerol--serine O-phosphatidyltransferase produces the protein MPEADEVDEEEEMPLSLRLSIADTLTLGNATCGFMAVYFTTTGILIPHLTGSQETGMARHSAATAVILMLCAAVFDLFDGLVARKLRSSPMGAELDNLSDLISFGLAPAYFVLVYGMVADDAHQRVAAVGAIVVLLAVVLRLARFSCVTVPNGMFQGMPSPFGALTVVSIVLLELPFVATLLAILGTAWLMVSRVEYPKPRGRLAVAMLTWIVVSMGLLAAWAFDAPSGQLLLQTGCALQLVTGAVIPLFATARRVNNFRDNRREARAAQLP, from the coding sequence GTGCCCGAGGCCGACGAGGTCGACGAAGAGGAGGAGATGCCTCTTTCTCTCCGCCTGTCGATAGCGGACACCCTCACTCTCGGCAACGCCACGTGCGGCTTCATGGCGGTGTACTTCACCACCACCGGCATCCTGATCCCGCACCTCACCGGCAGCCAGGAAACCGGCATGGCCCGCCACAGCGCGGCCACTGCGGTGATCCTGATGCTGTGCGCGGCGGTCTTCGACCTGTTCGACGGCCTGGTGGCGAGGAAGCTGCGCTCCTCCCCCATGGGCGCGGAGCTGGACAACCTCTCGGACCTGATCAGCTTCGGCCTGGCCCCGGCGTACTTCGTCCTGGTCTACGGCATGGTCGCCGACGACGCGCACCAGCGGGTGGCGGCGGTCGGCGCGATCGTCGTTCTGCTCGCGGTGGTGCTGAGACTCGCGCGGTTCTCCTGCGTGACGGTGCCGAACGGCATGTTCCAGGGCATGCCGTCCCCGTTCGGGGCGCTGACGGTCGTCTCGATCGTCCTGCTGGAGCTGCCCTTCGTGGCGACGCTGCTGGCGATTCTGGGGACGGCCTGGCTGATGGTGAGCCGGGTCGAGTACCCGAAGCCGCGGGGGCGCCTCGCGGTGGCGATGCTGACCTGGATCGTCGTGTCGATGGGTCTGCTGGCGGCCTGGGCCTTCGACGCCCCGAGCGGGCAGCTGCTGCTCCAGACCGGGTGCGCGCTGCAGCTGGTGACGGGCGCGGTCATCCCGCTGTTCGCCACGGCCCGTCGGGTGAACAACTTCCGCGACAACCGGCGTGAGGCGCGGGCGGCGCAGCTGCCGTAA
- a CDS encoding alkaline phosphatase family protein: MTTDPVTEPVNRVVVLDIVGLTPNLLKHMPAVAALGDRGFQARLDTVLPAVTCTVQSTLLTGEPPSTHGVVANGWYFRDLGEVMLWRQHNALVGGEKVWETARRTNPDYKVANICWWYAMGADVDWTVTPRPVYYSDGRKEPDCYTWPPSLHDELIDRLGPFPLFTYWGPNAGMPSTQWILAAARQVFDEHRPDLTLVYIPQMDYEPQRSGPDSPETIRAARQLDEALSPLIDHFLRAGATVVALSEYGITPVSRPVDINRALRRAGLLEVYTQDGMEYLDPWTSRAFAVADHQVAHVYVRDPADTEAVAKVVGELGGVERVLDAAGKAAHGLDHERSGELVALADPDAWFTYYYWLDDDRAPDFARQVEIHRKPGYDPAELLYDETVPAVKLRAVGQVARKKLGFRYRLRTVPLDPSGVRGSHGRLPTDPDHGPVLLCSEPERAKDAYAATEVKSLLLGLAGLHGTSDAERGAEHGTEQGAEQGAEQGTQK; the protein is encoded by the coding sequence GCCGCCCTCGGCGACCGCGGCTTCCAGGCCCGGCTCGACACCGTGCTCCCCGCCGTCACCTGCACCGTCCAGTCCACCCTCCTGACCGGCGAACCCCCGTCCACGCACGGCGTGGTGGCCAACGGCTGGTACTTCCGCGACCTCGGCGAGGTCATGCTGTGGCGCCAGCACAACGCGCTCGTCGGCGGCGAGAAGGTCTGGGAGACGGCCCGGAGGACCAACCCCGACTACAAGGTCGCCAACATCTGCTGGTGGTACGCGATGGGCGCCGACGTCGACTGGACGGTCACCCCGCGCCCCGTCTACTACTCCGACGGCCGCAAGGAACCCGACTGCTACACCTGGCCCCCGTCCCTCCACGACGAACTCATCGACCGGCTGGGGCCGTTCCCCCTCTTCACCTACTGGGGCCCGAACGCGGGCATGCCCTCCACCCAGTGGATCCTGGCCGCCGCCCGCCAGGTCTTCGACGAGCACCGCCCCGACCTCACGCTCGTCTACATCCCGCAGATGGACTACGAGCCCCAGCGCTCCGGCCCGGATTCACCGGAGACCATCCGTGCCGCCCGCCAACTCGACGAGGCGCTGAGCCCGTTGATCGACCACTTCCTGCGCGCGGGCGCCACCGTCGTCGCCCTCAGCGAGTACGGCATCACGCCCGTCTCCCGCCCGGTCGACATCAACCGCGCCCTGCGCCGGGCCGGGCTGCTGGAGGTGTACACCCAGGACGGCATGGAGTACCTCGACCCGTGGACCTCGCGCGCCTTCGCGGTCGCCGACCACCAGGTCGCCCATGTGTACGTCCGCGACCCGGCCGACACCGAGGCGGTCGCGAAGGTCGTCGGTGAACTCGGGGGCGTGGAACGGGTGCTGGACGCCGCGGGCAAGGCGGCCCACGGTCTGGACCACGAGCGCTCCGGCGAACTCGTCGCACTCGCCGACCCCGACGCCTGGTTCACGTACTACTACTGGCTGGACGACGACCGCGCCCCCGACTTCGCCCGCCAGGTCGAGATCCACCGCAAGCCCGGCTACGACCCCGCCGAGCTCCTCTACGACGAGACGGTCCCCGCGGTGAAACTGCGCGCCGTCGGCCAGGTCGCCCGCAAGAAGCTCGGCTTCCGCTACCGCCTCAGGACCGTCCCCCTCGACCCCTCCGGCGTCCGCGGCAGCCACGGCCGACTGCCCACCGACCCCGACCACGGCCCCGTACTGCTGTGCTCGGAACCGGAGCGGGCGAAGGACGCCTACGCGGCCACGGAGGTCAAGTCGCTGCTGCTGGGCCTGGCGGGCCTGCACGGGACGTCCGACGCAGAACGAGGCGCGGAACACGGCACGGAACAAGGCGCAGAACAAGGCGCAGAACAAGGAACGCAGAAATGA
- a CDS encoding cytochrome P450 produces the protein MTTHPPLPTIRPLLDPAPEYAKWQSEESALRVTIWGDNSPWLITGHEDARTVLADPRFSADANHPAFPHTRPGAPPQAPGLFHQMDPPDHTRLRRMLIPDFTFRRIEQLEGAVQRICDDLLDAMTAGGTTEADLVASYALPLPTLAICELLGVPYEDHGFFRAKSNALTSVAGDPAEAMAARVALYGYLRALIERRTHDPADDLVSRLATERVATGEATLDEATGMVSLLLLAGHETTANMFPLAAIALLQNPAQLDALRSDDSLWPGAVEELLRHLTVIHSGIRRVATEDVDLSGVRIRAGEGVVVALQAANRDPSVYADPDALDVRRDASGHLAFGHGLHQCLGQSLARTELRLGLSTLFRRLPSLRMTVPPESLALSTSTVHGVRSLPVAW, from the coding sequence ATGACGACGCATCCGCCCCTCCCCACCATCCGCCCCCTGCTCGACCCGGCCCCCGAGTACGCCAAGTGGCAGTCCGAGGAGTCAGCCCTCCGGGTGACGATCTGGGGCGACAACAGCCCGTGGCTGATCACCGGTCACGAGGACGCCCGCACGGTCCTCGCCGACCCGCGCTTCAGCGCGGACGCCAACCACCCGGCCTTCCCCCACACCCGCCCCGGAGCCCCGCCGCAGGCCCCCGGCCTCTTCCACCAGATGGACCCGCCGGACCACACCCGGCTGCGCCGCATGCTGATCCCCGACTTCACCTTCCGGCGCATCGAGCAGCTGGAGGGCGCCGTCCAGCGGATCTGCGACGACCTCCTGGACGCGATGACGGCCGGCGGCACGACGGAAGCGGACCTGGTGGCGTCGTACGCGCTGCCGCTCCCCACCCTCGCCATCTGCGAACTGCTCGGCGTCCCCTACGAGGACCACGGGTTCTTCCGCGCGAAGTCCAACGCCCTCACCAGCGTCGCCGGCGACCCGGCCGAGGCGATGGCCGCCCGCGTGGCGCTCTACGGCTACCTGCGCGCCCTCATCGAGCGCCGCACGCACGACCCCGCCGACGACCTCGTCTCCCGCCTGGCGACGGAGCGCGTGGCGACCGGCGAGGCCACCCTCGACGAGGCCACCGGCATGGTCTCCCTGCTCCTCCTGGCGGGCCATGAGACGACGGCCAACATGTTCCCGCTGGCCGCGATCGCCCTGCTGCAGAACCCGGCCCAGCTCGACGCACTGCGCTCCGACGACTCCCTGTGGCCGGGCGCAGTGGAGGAACTCCTGCGCCATCTGACCGTCATCCACTCCGGGATCCGCCGGGTCGCCACGGAGGACGTCGACCTGTCCGGCGTCCGTATCCGCGCGGGCGAGGGCGTGGTGGTGGCGTTGCAGGCCGCCAACCGTGACCCGTCCGTGTACGCCGACCCCGACGCCCTCGACGTCCGCCGCGACGCGAGCGGCCACCTCGCCTTCGGCCACGGCCTGCACCAGTGCCTCGGCCAGTCCCTCGCCCGCACCGAACTCCGCCTCGGCCTGTCCACCCTGTTCCGCAGGCTCCCGTCCCTGCGCATGACGGTCCCGCCCGAGTCGCTCGCCCTCTCGACGAGCACGGTCCACGGGGTGCGCTCGCTGCCGGTCGCCTGGTAA
- a CDS encoding AlkA N-terminal domain-containing protein, producing the protein MQKGMHTDTERCVRAVQSKDARFDGWFFTAVVTTGIYCRPSCPVVPPKPENMRFQPSAAACQQAGFRACKRCRPDTSPGSPEWNQRADLVARAMRLIADGVVDREGVPGLAARLGYSTRQIERQLLAELGAGPLALARAQRAQAARLLIETTPLPMADIAFAAGFASIRTFNDTVREVYALAPTDLRARAPRSDPGTAAKTTGTLTLRLPFRAPLNPDNLFGHLAATAVPGVEEWRDGAYRRTLRLPYGHGLVSLAPQPDHIACRLTLSDLRDLTVAISRCRRMLDLDADPVAIDDRLRTDPLLAPLIDKAPGRRVPRTVDEAEFAVRAVLGQQVSTAAARTHAARLVTAHGERVDDPEGGLTHLFPSPEALASVDPESLAMPRTRRATFTTLVRQLADGEVRLGPDSDWRETRARLLALPGFGPWTVDVIAMRALGDPDAFLPTDLGIRRAAQELGLPSTPAALTARAAAWRPWRAYAVQYLWATDSHPINFLPV; encoded by the coding sequence ATGCAGAAGGGGATGCACACCGACACCGAGCGCTGCGTGCGCGCCGTCCAGTCCAAGGACGCCCGCTTCGACGGCTGGTTCTTCACGGCGGTCGTGACGACCGGGATCTACTGCCGGCCCAGCTGCCCGGTGGTCCCGCCCAAGCCCGAGAACATGCGGTTCCAGCCGAGCGCGGCAGCCTGCCAGCAGGCCGGGTTCCGGGCGTGCAAGCGCTGCCGCCCGGACACCAGCCCCGGCTCCCCGGAATGGAACCAGCGCGCCGACCTCGTGGCCCGCGCGATGCGGCTGATCGCCGACGGCGTCGTGGACCGCGAGGGCGTGCCCGGCCTCGCCGCCCGGCTCGGCTACAGCACCCGGCAGATCGAACGCCAGCTCCTCGCCGAACTGGGCGCCGGCCCGCTCGCCCTGGCCCGCGCCCAGCGAGCCCAGGCGGCCCGCCTCCTCATCGAGACGACGCCCCTGCCCATGGCGGACATCGCCTTCGCGGCCGGGTTCGCCTCCATCCGCACCTTCAACGACACCGTCCGCGAGGTCTACGCCCTGGCCCCGACCGACCTGCGGGCCCGCGCACCCCGCAGCGACCCCGGGACCGCCGCGAAGACCACCGGCACCCTGACCCTGCGCCTGCCGTTCCGCGCCCCCCTCAACCCCGACAACCTCTTCGGCCACCTCGCCGCGACCGCCGTCCCCGGGGTCGAGGAGTGGCGGGACGGCGCCTACCGCCGCACGCTCAGGCTGCCGTACGGCCACGGCCTCGTGTCCTTGGCACCCCAGCCCGACCACATCGCCTGCCGCCTCACCCTCAGCGACCTGCGCGATCTGACCGTCGCGATCAGCCGGTGCCGCCGGATGCTCGACCTGGACGCCGATCCGGTCGCGATCGACGACCGGCTGCGCACGGATCCCCTGCTCGCGCCCCTGATCGACAAGGCACCCGGGCGCCGGGTCCCGCGCACGGTCGACGAGGCGGAGTTCGCCGTACGGGCCGTGCTCGGGCAGCAGGTCTCCACGGCCGCCGCCCGCACCCACGCGGCCCGCCTGGTCACCGCCCACGGCGAGCGGGTCGACGACCCCGAAGGCGGCCTCACCCACCTCTTCCCGTCCCCCGAGGCGCTGGCCTCCGTGGACCCGGAATCACTGGCGATGCCCCGCACGCGCCGAGCGACCTTCACCACCCTGGTCCGTCAACTCGCCGACGGCGAGGTGCGCTTGGGGCCCGACAGCGACTGGCGGGAGACCCGCGCCCGCCTCCTCGCCCTCCCCGGATTCGGCCCCTGGACGGTCGACGTCATCGCGATGCGCGCCCTCGGTGACCCCGACGCCTTCCTCCCCACCGATCTCGGAATCCGCCGCGCCGCCCAGGAGTTGGGCCTCCCGTCGACTCCGGCGGCCCTCACGGCCCGGGCGGCCGCGTGGCGCCCGTGGCGGGCGTACGCCGTCCAGTACCTGTGGGCGACGGACAGCCACCCGATCAACTTCCTCCCCGTGTAA